In Pedobacter heparinus DSM 2366, the following are encoded in one genomic region:
- a CDS encoding MlaE family ABC transporter permease, whose protein sequence is MNFTNFGRYLLLLKAVFRRPEKFKIYLKAIFKQMDFIGVGSLGLIAIISTFIGAVMTLQIAFQLVSDFIPKTIIGSVNRDSSILELSPTISAIVLAGKIGSAISSEIGTMRVSEQIDALEIMGINSPGYLILPKIIAGITMVPLLVIMSMFLSITGGYIGGTLSGAVSPAEYIQGITTDFNPYTITVALVKAFVFGFIITSVPAYEGFYVKGGALEVAQASTRAVVVSCISILACDYIVTQLLL, encoded by the coding sequence ATGAATTTTACCAATTTTGGCAGATACCTCCTTTTACTGAAGGCCGTATTTAGAAGACCTGAAAAATTTAAAATATACCTGAAAGCCATTTTTAAACAAATGGATTTTATCGGCGTTGGCTCTTTAGGCCTGATTGCCATTATATCTACTTTTATTGGCGCGGTAATGACGTTACAAATTGCTTTCCAGCTGGTTAGCGATTTCATACCTAAAACGATTATTGGCTCTGTAAACCGCGACTCCAGTATACTTGAGCTTAGCCCTACCATCAGTGCCATTGTGCTTGCCGGTAAAATCGGGTCAGCCATTTCTTCCGAGATCGGGACCATGCGGGTAAGTGAACAGATCGATGCCTTAGAGATTATGGGCATCAATTCTCCAGGTTACCTCATCCTCCCTAAAATTATTGCAGGCATTACTATGGTACCTTTACTGGTTATCATGTCTATGTTTTTAAGCATCACCGGTGGTTATATTGGTGGTACCTTATCCGGCGCGGTATCCCCTGCCGAATATATCCAGGGTATCACCACAGATTTCAATCCTTATACCATTACCGTTGCCCTGGTTAAGGCATTTGTTTTTGGTTTTATCATTACCTCTGTACCCGCTTATGAAGGTTTTTATGTAAAAGGGGGCGCTTTGGAAGTTGCACAGGCCAGTACAAGGGCAGTAGTAGTCAGCTGTATCTCTATCCTGGCCTGTGATTACATTGTAACCCAGTTATTGCTATGA
- a CDS encoding ABC transporter ATP-binding protein codes for MIEIKDIHKSFGDNEVLKGISGKFEAGVTNLIIGGSGSGKTTLLKCMIGLHQPEEGSVEYDSREFTTMNFEEKIEIRKEIGMLFQGSALFDSMTVEENIMFPLNMFTEQSRKEKLERVNFCLERVNLEGKNKLFPAELSGGMKKRVGIARAIAMNPKYLFVDEPNSGLDPKTSIVIDELIKELTEEYNTTTIVVTHDMNSVMGIGDYILFLHEGKKFWEGSNKEIAHTDVQELNDFVFASRFMKAAKGKF; via the coding sequence ATGATCGAAATTAAAGATATCCATAAATCGTTTGGTGATAACGAAGTACTCAAGGGTATATCAGGCAAGTTTGAAGCTGGAGTAACCAACTTGATCATTGGCGGATCAGGATCTGGTAAAACCACCCTGCTAAAGTGTATGATAGGCCTGCACCAGCCCGAAGAAGGTAGTGTAGAATATGATAGCCGCGAATTTACCACTATGAACTTTGAAGAAAAGATCGAGATCAGGAAAGAGATTGGCATGCTTTTCCAGGGTTCTGCCCTGTTCGATTCCATGACAGTTGAAGAGAACATCATGTTCCCTTTAAATATGTTTACCGAACAAAGCCGTAAGGAAAAACTGGAAAGGGTAAACTTTTGCCTGGAAAGGGTAAACCTGGAAGGTAAGAACAAACTTTTTCCTGCAGAGCTTTCGGGAGGGATGAAAAAGCGTGTGGGTATTGCCCGTGCCATTGCGATGAACCCAAAATATTTATTTGTTGATGAGCCCAATTCCGGCCTTGATCCTAAAACATCTATCGTAATTGATGAACTGATCAAGGAGCTAACCGAAGAGTACAATACCACAACAATTGTAGTTACCCATGATATGAACTCGGTAATGGGAATCGGCGATTACATCCTCTTTCTTCATGAGGGTAAAAAATTCTGGGAAGGTTCCAATAAAGAAATTGCCCATACTGATGTTCAGGAACTAAACGACTTTGTTTTTGCCAGCCGCTTTATGAAGGCTGCCAAAGGAAAATTTTAA
- a CDS encoding class I SAM-dependent methyltransferase translates to MISLLTPTHWKDYELIDCGDFEKLERFGNLVLSRPEPQAVWKKTLSDQEWKKQTHIRFKGRSATSGEWIKNSVKLPDRWNVEYANNDVTINLRLGLTSFKHVGVFPEQAVNWDYISSSIKKFKTPVPKVLNLFAYTGAASLIAKAAGADTTHVDSIKQVVNWANENQELSKLKDVRWVVEDALKFVKRELKRGKKYNGIILDPPAFGHGPNGEKWKLEDHIQEMMLEVVQLLDEQEHFLILNTYSLGFSSVIVENLIKTSFPQVKNLETGELYLQATSGIKLPLGVFGKFNSF, encoded by the coding sequence ATGATAAGCCTGCTAACCCCCACACACTGGAAAGATTATGAGTTAATTGATTGTGGTGATTTTGAAAAATTAGAACGCTTTGGCAATTTGGTCTTGTCCAGGCCAGAGCCCCAGGCCGTATGGAAAAAGACATTGTCTGATCAGGAATGGAAAAAACAAACTCACATCCGCTTTAAGGGTCGGTCGGCCACTTCAGGAGAGTGGATCAAAAATTCGGTAAAGTTGCCTGACAGGTGGAATGTAGAATATGCCAATAATGACGTAACCATAAACCTGCGTTTGGGCCTTACCTCGTTTAAACACGTCGGCGTATTCCCCGAACAGGCAGTAAACTGGGACTATATCTCATCCTCTATTAAAAAATTTAAAACTCCGGTACCTAAGGTATTGAACCTTTTTGCCTATACCGGTGCGGCCTCTTTAATTGCCAAAGCTGCCGGTGCGGATACCACACATGTAGACTCGATAAAACAGGTTGTAAACTGGGCAAACGAAAATCAGGAACTTTCTAAGCTGAAAGATGTGAGGTGGGTAGTTGAAGATGCCCTGAAATTTGTAAAAAGAGAGCTTAAACGTGGCAAAAAATATAATGGAATCATTTTAGATCCTCCAGCATTTGGCCACGGCCCAAATGGCGAAAAATGGAAACTGGAAGACCATATCCAGGAAATGATGCTGGAAGTGGTACAACTGCTGGATGAGCAGGAACACTTTTTAATCCTGAACACCTATTCGCTTGGCTTTTCATCTGTGATTGTTGAAAATTTAATTAAAACCTCCTTTCCTCAGGTTAAAAACCTCGAAACCGGCGAACTGTATTTACAGGCCACATCCGGCATTAAACTACCGCTTGGGGTTTTCGGTAAATTCAATAGTTTCTGA